A single region of the Kwoniella botswanensis chromosome 1, complete sequence genome encodes:
- a CDS encoding 40S ribosomal protein S29, which yields MRSVQRGWFTDVVLHCRAHSNVWFSRPRNYGKGSRQCRVCAHQAGLIRGLDMCRQCFREKSKQIGFVKNN from the exons ATGCGCTCAGTTCAAAGGGGATGGTTTACTGATGTTGTATTGCATTGTAGGGCTCACTCTAACGTTTGGTTCTCCCG ACCCAGAAACTACGGTAAAGGTTCTCGACAATGTCGAGTCTGTGCTCACCAAGCTGGActcatcag GGGTCTTGACATGTGCAGACAATGTTTCcgagagaag TCCAAGCAAATCGGTTTCGTCAAG AACAACTAA